The following proteins are co-located in the Microbulbifer sp. VAAF005 genome:
- a CDS encoding mechanosensitive ion channel domain-containing protein translates to MPGASLFIPRCSAGKEFSFLHLALSFLLFFSVACLSVSSVAQLPGSKPKEFKPEVPDFADPSADWWTGWTSASPEERREWLSLVTKSWEEWEKDLPEDEALQEGAEKISQSLQGIAITWKKREEYLKVPLMPDVDFPENPTVLNWAKADSAISRGRRRLKGVELEARQLKSTQSQSLSLLRKQVIVLRDSSGREEDEAAQALLLAQINHLNIIEQLSTVNTFLGTWREKINSAEIKLRRLLDTLVYSSKDAEEIDKDIAANEKKIERISATRTSIQSTTEPSTDPTINMQKDLTLMQLEVDLLEEQLEKRKSELLQSINEVLNEEGEERPLIISRDLLENANSVIESASRELAVRQRQVVAWREDEENEDLSRWWSYFERIGSGLARANDLEQDIQRYEKAQLEVYKERQGWWATVRERVALGARQAYNRWRKLADYQLFTVAQNPITLRLIAKMIVVLVGAWLLSGLTQAFLRRLVRREHASESSMYNLGRVLHYIFISAALIVVLSMLGLDTSKLALVAGALSVGIGFGLQAIFSNFISGLILLFERPLKVGDLVELESGVFGRIRDISVRSTRITTRDNVDILVPNTEFVAGRVINHTLDDPVRRIHVPFGVSYASDPDLVREAALEAAARVNITHTDWKRKTEVWLMGFGDNALDFKLVVWVNSNMVTSLGDSYALYNLELLREFRDKGIEVPFPQRDLHLRSWDVPAIIGRATRK, encoded by the coding sequence ATGCCGGGTGCCAGCCTTTTCATCCCTCGTTGTAGTGCCGGCAAAGAATTTTCTTTTCTTCACCTCGCCCTTTCATTTCTCCTTTTCTTTAGTGTCGCCTGTCTCTCTGTTTCCAGTGTCGCCCAGCTTCCCGGTAGTAAACCCAAGGAGTTTAAGCCGGAGGTTCCAGATTTTGCTGACCCCTCTGCCGATTGGTGGACTGGATGGACCAGTGCTTCTCCCGAAGAGCGACGAGAATGGCTTAGCTTGGTCACAAAGAGCTGGGAGGAGTGGGAAAAGGATTTGCCGGAGGATGAGGCCTTACAGGAAGGCGCAGAAAAGATTAGCCAAAGTTTACAAGGGATCGCAATTACCTGGAAAAAACGAGAGGAGTACCTGAAAGTCCCTTTAATGCCGGATGTGGATTTTCCAGAAAACCCAACGGTATTGAACTGGGCCAAGGCTGATTCTGCCATCAGCCGTGGCCGACGTAGGTTGAAAGGCGTAGAACTGGAGGCTCGCCAACTTAAATCAACCCAGTCCCAGTCTCTATCTTTACTGCGTAAACAAGTGATTGTGCTGCGGGATTCCAGTGGACGAGAGGAGGATGAGGCGGCGCAGGCCCTACTTTTAGCTCAAATAAATCACCTGAATATTATTGAGCAGCTGAGTACCGTTAATACTTTCCTGGGAACCTGGCGGGAAAAGATTAACAGCGCAGAAATTAAATTGCGGAGACTTCTGGATACCCTCGTCTACTCCAGTAAAGATGCAGAGGAAATAGATAAGGATATTGCCGCGAACGAAAAGAAAATCGAACGTATTTCTGCGACCCGCACCAGTATTCAAAGCACTACAGAACCCTCCACTGACCCCACCATCAATATGCAGAAAGACCTTACCCTGATGCAGCTTGAAGTGGACTTGCTGGAGGAGCAGCTGGAAAAACGCAAAAGTGAGTTGCTGCAATCCATCAATGAGGTCTTGAATGAAGAGGGCGAAGAGCGCCCGCTGATTATCAGTCGGGATTTATTGGAAAACGCCAACTCTGTGATTGAAAGTGCGTCGCGGGAGCTGGCGGTGCGCCAGCGCCAGGTGGTGGCCTGGCGTGAAGATGAAGAGAATGAAGACCTAAGTCGCTGGTGGTCTTACTTTGAGCGTATTGGCAGTGGTTTGGCCCGCGCCAATGACCTCGAACAGGATATTCAGCGCTATGAAAAGGCCCAGCTGGAGGTTTACAAGGAGCGCCAGGGTTGGTGGGCAACAGTGCGCGAACGAGTCGCACTGGGCGCAAGACAAGCTTATAACCGCTGGCGTAAGTTGGCGGATTATCAGCTATTTACCGTTGCTCAGAACCCAATAACCCTGCGTTTGATCGCCAAGATGATTGTGGTCTTGGTGGGGGCTTGGCTATTGTCTGGACTCACCCAGGCCTTCCTGCGCCGGCTTGTGCGCAGGGAGCATGCCAGTGAATCCTCCATGTACAATCTTGGGCGGGTGTTGCACTACATCTTTATTTCCGCGGCCCTGATTGTGGTGCTCAGCATGTTGGGCCTGGATACCTCCAAGTTGGCCCTGGTCGCTGGAGCCCTGTCGGTAGGTATTGGCTTTGGGCTACAGGCGATCTTCTCGAATTTTATCTCCGGTTTGATTTTGCTGTTTGAGCGCCCTCTCAAAGTGGGTGATCTGGTGGAGCTGGAGTCGGGCGTATTTGGCCGTATCCGCGATATCAGCGTGCGCTCAACCCGTATTACCACGCGGGACAATGTGGATATCTTGGTGCCCAACACTGAGTTTGTTGCGGGCCGGGTTATTAACCACACACTGGATGATCCTGTGCGCCGTATTCACGTACCCTTTGGTGTGTCTTATGCCTCGGACCCAGATTTGGTGCGGGAAGCTGCCCTGGAAGCTGCCGCTCGAGTCAATATCACCCATACCGACTGGAAGCGAAAAACCGAGGTGTGGCTGATGGGGTTCGGGGATAATGCCCTCGACTTCAAGTTGGTGGTGTGGGTCAACAGCAATATGGTGACTTCCCTGGGAGACTCCTATGCCCTGTACAACTTGGAGTTGTTGCGGGAATTTCGCGATAAGGGTATTGAGGTACCTTTCCCTCAGAGAGATCTGCATCTGCGCAGTTGGGATGTTCCGGCGATCATTGGCCGTGCCACCAGGAAGTAA
- a CDS encoding DUF3667 domain-containing protein, translating to MSTATSTNNSDYNPNHCANCHAELLGPHCYACGQPVKGMVRHFSSVIGDFFDTLLAFDSRTWKTIPSLFFRPGFLTAEYFSGRRVRYVSPVRLFIFLCITSFFVTQINSDWAINFGNVDVESVDVEKASQGYNDAIEDIRKGKEKHVNNSYAVAVLEDVEKNLISGQEKLTGDLHKLNEDLSEIDGGQNGSENLSKEELASGLNETIRELDREFLQVDWLPKPLEDWVNRKVESAHKNVERVTDDPNRFKKAFLGALPSTLIVILPIFAMMLWVLYVFKRRLYMEHLIVALHSQAFICLSILIGNLFYSISSQLEGYAFISSSFNSLMALLILWVPIYLFWMQKRVYQQGWIMTLFKYSFLGLAYLVLLSVGAALTVFWSLAEL from the coding sequence ATGAGCACTGCAACCTCTACAAATAATTCGGATTATAATCCAAACCATTGTGCCAATTGTCATGCAGAGCTATTGGGGCCCCATTGCTATGCTTGTGGTCAGCCGGTTAAAGGCATGGTTCGTCATTTCTCCTCAGTCATTGGAGACTTTTTTGATACCCTGCTTGCTTTTGATTCCCGCACATGGAAAACAATACCCTCTCTGTTTTTTAGACCTGGATTTTTAACCGCTGAGTATTTCTCTGGTCGACGGGTGCGTTATGTCAGCCCTGTACGCTTGTTTATCTTTCTATGTATCACCAGCTTCTTTGTAACCCAGATAAACAGTGATTGGGCTATTAATTTTGGAAATGTAGACGTTGAGTCAGTCGATGTTGAAAAAGCGAGCCAAGGTTATAACGACGCCATCGAAGATATTCGAAAAGGCAAAGAAAAGCACGTTAACAATAGTTATGCTGTCGCTGTTTTGGAAGATGTTGAGAAAAATCTGATTAGCGGACAAGAGAAGCTTACTGGTGATTTGCATAAACTCAATGAAGATTTAAGTGAAATTGATGGAGGCCAGAATGGATCGGAAAACCTTTCTAAAGAGGAACTGGCCTCAGGATTGAATGAGACTATTAGGGAGTTAGATAGAGAGTTTCTTCAAGTTGATTGGCTTCCCAAACCATTAGAAGATTGGGTTAACCGTAAAGTAGAGAGCGCCCATAAAAATGTAGAAAGGGTGACCGATGATCCAAATCGTTTCAAAAAAGCATTCTTGGGAGCTCTTCCGTCAACTCTTATAGTCATACTGCCAATATTTGCCATGATGCTGTGGGTGCTTTACGTCTTTAAACGCAGACTTTATATGGAGCACCTGATTGTAGCGTTACACAGCCAGGCTTTTATCTGCCTGAGTATTCTGATTGGCAACCTGTTTTATAGTATAAGTAGTCAACTGGAAGGGTACGCATTTATATCCTCATCTTTTAACAGCTTGATGGCACTATTAATTCTTTGGGTTCCTATATATCTTTTTTGGATGCAAAAGCGTGTATATCAGCAGGGTTGGATCATGACCCTGTTTAAGTATTCTTTTTTGGGTTTAGCCTATCTAGTTTTATTATCTGTTGGTGCGGCTCTTACTGTATTTTGGAGTTTGGCAGAGTTATAA
- a CDS encoding DUF3667 domain-containing protein, giving the protein MSSTTSIASVCNEDNKCANCCTQLLGPHCYACGQPVKGMVRHFSSVIGDFLDTLLAFDSRTWKTIPALFFRPGFLTTEYFSGRRVRYVSPVRLFIFLCITSLFVTRLSGDWDITLADVDIPHESSRSEILGIAPSSHETELVRAEEIQRKGLLAELNDIDASLIKAKEETEKGLKEAIENEFERGYRDPQIASREGLAPEIQPEGNTIADDKKSRFIRVDIEGLPKPFQDWIDGKVQSANQNIKQVTEDPNRLKKAFLKVLPYALIIMLPIFALMLWVLYIFKRRLYMEHFIVALHSHAFIFLSILIANILYMISSKLISHSIMSSLYENALVSLSIWVLIYLFWMQKRIYQQGWFMTLCKYSFVGMAYLCLLSISVALTIVWSLAEL; this is encoded by the coding sequence TTGAGTAGTACGACATCAATAGCAAGTGTTTGTAATGAAGATAATAAGTGCGCAAACTGCTGTACGCAGTTGTTAGGTCCCCATTGTTATGCTTGTGGTCAACCCGTTAAAGGTATGGTGCGGCATTTTTCATCTGTAATCGGTGATTTCTTAGATACCTTGTTGGCGTTTGACTCCAGAACATGGAAAACCATACCTGCGTTATTCTTCCGACCAGGATTTTTAACAACAGAGTATTTTTCTGGTCGTCGTGTTCGATATGTAAGCCCTGTACGGCTATTTATTTTTCTCTGTATCACCAGTCTTTTTGTAACTCGTTTGAGTGGAGACTGGGATATTACCCTTGCTGACGTTGATATACCTCATGAAAGCTCCCGGTCAGAGATATTGGGAATCGCCCCCTCTTCACATGAGACTGAATTAGTACGAGCTGAAGAGATTCAGCGGAAAGGTTTACTAGCTGAACTTAATGACATTGATGCCAGTTTGATTAAAGCCAAAGAGGAAACTGAAAAGGGGCTTAAAGAGGCCATCGAGAATGAGTTTGAAAGAGGTTATCGCGATCCGCAAATAGCCTCCAGAGAGGGTTTGGCACCTGAAATTCAACCTGAAGGAAATACCATTGCCGATGATAAAAAGAGCAGATTTATTAGGGTGGATATTGAGGGGCTGCCGAAGCCTTTTCAAGATTGGATTGATGGTAAGGTTCAAAGTGCTAATCAAAATATCAAGCAGGTAACTGAGGATCCAAACCGTTTAAAGAAGGCCTTTCTTAAAGTACTCCCCTATGCACTAATAATAATGCTGCCTATATTCGCTTTAATGTTGTGGGTGCTATATATTTTTAAGCGCAGGCTCTATATGGAGCATTTTATTGTAGCTTTGCACAGTCATGCATTTATATTTTTAAGTATCCTGATTGCCAATATCTTATACATGATAAGCAGCAAGTTAATCAGTCACTCAATAATGTCTTCTCTTTATGAGAATGCTTTGGTGTCACTGTCTATTTGGGTGCTGATATATTTATTTTGGATGCAGAAGCGAATATATCAGCAGGGTTGGTTCATGACGCTTTGTAAATATTCATTTGTTGGTATGGCCTACTTATGTTTGTTATCTATTAGCGTAGCACTCACCATAGTTTGGAGCTTGGCTGAACTGTAG
- a CDS encoding helix-turn-helix domain-containing protein, producing MTKKIGFFVADGFQALDLFGPLDAFMETNSFVSEAYTSRLIGLTNASVKTAYGQALSVDFDIYQDREIDYLVITGGTGMRQLRLSPKQVNALRAIADKAERVLSICTGAFLLTDIFPEQKHRITTHWRHCRQLAEQAVNYQVEQDPLFIESGKLWSSAGILSGVDLALEVIRQDYGNTIAASVAKDLVVYLQRRGGQSQYSDLLKVQSSDSMRLNPLLEWLSENYQKSISVSDMAERISVSDRQLTRLFKQHLNSTPGHYLNQLRLNRARDLITCESASLVQVARQVGFASYDSFRRAFYGQFGVSPSYFSRNR from the coding sequence ATGACCAAGAAGATAGGTTTTTTTGTTGCAGATGGATTCCAGGCGTTAGACCTTTTTGGGCCCTTGGATGCCTTTATGGAGACTAATAGTTTCGTTAGTGAGGCCTATACAAGTCGTTTGATAGGTTTAACCAATGCATCAGTTAAAACCGCGTACGGCCAAGCCCTATCAGTGGATTTTGATATTTACCAGGATAGGGAAATTGATTACCTGGTCATTACTGGCGGTACTGGGATGCGGCAGCTGCGCTTAAGTCCTAAGCAGGTAAATGCGCTGCGTGCAATCGCAGACAAAGCAGAGCGTGTCTTGAGTATCTGTACAGGTGCATTCTTACTAACAGATATATTTCCGGAACAAAAGCACCGCATTACCACTCACTGGCGGCATTGCCGGCAGCTTGCCGAGCAAGCAGTCAATTATCAGGTTGAGCAGGACCCTTTGTTTATTGAAAGTGGAAAACTGTGGTCCTCAGCGGGAATTCTATCTGGAGTCGACTTGGCCCTGGAAGTGATTCGCCAGGATTATGGCAATACTATTGCGGCCAGCGTGGCTAAAGATCTGGTCGTTTATCTTCAGCGCAGGGGAGGGCAGTCACAGTACTCTGATCTGCTTAAAGTGCAATCCAGCGACAGTATGAGGCTCAATCCTCTATTGGAGTGGCTGTCGGAGAATTACCAGAAATCAATCAGCGTTTCCGATATGGCGGAGCGTATTTCTGTCAGCGATCGCCAGTTAACTCGCTTGTTCAAACAACATCTTAATAGCACCCCCGGACATTATCTAAACCAACTCCGTTTAAACCGGGCGCGGGATTTAATCACCTGTGAATCAGCAAGCCTTGTTCAGGTGGCTCGGCAGGTGGGGTTTGCAAGCTATGATAGCTTTCGCCGGGCTTTTTATGGCCAATTTGGTGTGTCCCCCTCATATTTCAGTAGGAATCGTTAA
- the pepB gene encoding aminopeptidase PepB yields the protein MTKAMHIHLVEGFAPEPWGESALLSFDGSAANIHISAAKGAVLVAAQRAARKLDGMGVNDVVLKGESWSIESRWAFWAGFFNPRKSNKIDWGTDDSAELKELAARENASRWVREITNGTPDDVSPRVLAESAAEMLQKLAPSAVTYRIVAGDDLLREGFVGIHNVGRGSVREPVMLQVDFNPTGDDQAPVDMCLVGKGITFDSGGYSIKPSNNMATMKSDMGGAAMVTGGLALAIARGLNKRVKLYLCCAENLISGHAFKLGDIIKYKNGVSVEILNTDAEGRLVLADGLIAASEEDPRWLLDAATLTGAAKMAVGRDFNSVFSFEDEAAQKVLSAASEENEKAWRLPLERFHLEQTPSNFADIANVGIEGSPGASTAASFLARFVRDEGRNWVHMDLSGSYQPSGNDQWAPGAKGHGLRTIARFLLDN from the coding sequence ATGACAAAGGCTATGCATATTCATTTGGTTGAGGGCTTTGCGCCGGAACCCTGGGGAGAATCAGCTCTGCTGAGCTTTGATGGTAGCGCTGCCAATATTCATATTAGCGCTGCGAAAGGCGCTGTGTTGGTTGCAGCGCAGCGAGCTGCCCGAAAGCTCGATGGTATGGGGGTCAACGATGTTGTCCTCAAAGGAGAAAGCTGGAGCATTGAAAGCCGCTGGGCATTTTGGGCAGGTTTTTTTAACCCGCGTAAATCCAACAAAATTGACTGGGGGACTGATGACAGCGCCGAGTTAAAAGAACTCGCCGCCCGTGAAAATGCCAGTCGCTGGGTTCGTGAAATTACTAATGGTACTCCTGATGATGTGTCTCCGCGTGTATTGGCGGAGAGCGCTGCAGAAATGCTGCAAAAGCTGGCTCCCAGTGCGGTAACTTACCGTATAGTTGCCGGGGATGACCTGCTGCGTGAAGGGTTTGTCGGTATCCACAACGTTGGGCGTGGTAGTGTACGTGAGCCGGTGATGTTACAAGTGGACTTCAACCCGACGGGTGATGACCAGGCGCCGGTTGATATGTGTTTGGTGGGTAAAGGAATTACTTTTGACTCCGGCGGCTACAGCATTAAGCCGTCCAACAACATGGCCACAATGAAATCCGATATGGGTGGCGCGGCCATGGTAACTGGAGGCTTGGCTCTTGCAATAGCCAGAGGTCTCAACAAGCGGGTCAAACTCTATCTCTGCTGCGCAGAAAATCTGATCTCCGGTCATGCCTTTAAATTGGGCGATATTATTAAATATAAAAACGGAGTGAGTGTAGAAATACTGAATACCGATGCTGAAGGGCGTCTGGTGCTGGCCGATGGTTTAATTGCAGCTTCGGAAGAAGATCCTCGCTGGTTATTGGATGCCGCTACTCTGACCGGTGCAGCAAAGATGGCTGTAGGTCGGGATTTCAACTCTGTCTTTAGTTTTGAAGATGAAGCAGCCCAAAAGGTATTGTCTGCAGCTTCTGAGGAAAATGAAAAGGCGTGGAGGCTTCCTTTAGAGCGTTTCCACCTCGAGCAAACCCCGTCCAACTTTGCCGATATCGCCAATGTTGGTATTGAGGGAAGTCCTGGTGCATCTACGGCAGCCTCCTTCCTGGCTCGCTTTGTACGGGATGAAGGTCGCAATTGGGTGCATATGGACCTTTCAGGCTCTTACCAGCCCAGTGGCAATGATCAGTGGGCGCCAGGTGCTAAAGGGCACGGCCTGCGTACAATTGCACGCTTCCTTTTGGATAATTAG
- a CDS encoding DUF393 domain-containing protein, translated as MPEKIRVFYNSACPVCNAGISAQKKKSVSCQVDWEDVHIDEDKAKELNTDLEFVRERLHVLDADGNLKVGYEAFITIWENSPKEQWKARVSKLPGIRWFLNKGYNVFARGLYLWNRALKHW; from the coding sequence ATGCCTGAAAAGATTCGGGTTTTTTATAATTCTGCTTGTCCAGTCTGTAACGCAGGAATTTCAGCACAAAAGAAAAAGTCCGTCTCCTGCCAAGTGGATTGGGAGGATGTTCATATTGATGAAGATAAAGCGAAGGAACTGAATACAGATTTAGAGTTTGTCCGTGAGCGGTTGCATGTATTGGATGCGGATGGAAATCTGAAAGTAGGCTATGAAGCTTTTATTACAATTTGGGAGAACTCTCCCAAGGAGCAATGGAAGGCCAGGGTGTCGAAGCTACCCGGCATTAGGTGGTTTTTGAATAAAGGTTACAACGTTTTTGCGCGAGGTTTGTATCTATGGAATCGGGCGCTAAAGCATTGGTAG
- a CDS encoding cupin domain-containing protein, whose product MSRYILTGTEIAGMEGERKVHFLNANAVRKNKSLGDLIGISGFGFHMIEIEPGYESTEFHCHYFEDECVYVLEGRADVRIGDDHHQVSAGDFIGYPAGGPAHVMRNVGEVTLRCIVVGQRLQHDVADYPEKNQRIYRNNGLPWELVNRDNIDHPK is encoded by the coding sequence GTGAGTCGCTATATTTTGACCGGGACCGAAATTGCAGGGATGGAGGGGGAGCGCAAGGTACATTTCCTCAATGCCAATGCGGTGCGTAAAAACAAGTCCCTGGGTGATCTTATCGGCATATCCGGCTTTGGTTTCCATATGATCGAAATCGAGCCAGGTTATGAATCCACAGAATTCCATTGTCACTATTTTGAAGACGAATGTGTTTATGTCCTGGAGGGTAGGGCCGATGTGCGTATTGGTGACGATCACCACCAGGTTTCTGCAGGGGATTTTATTGGCTACCCCGCTGGTGGCCCAGCTCATGTGATGCGCAATGTGGGAGAAGTGACCTTGCGTTGCATAGTTGTAGGCCAGCGACTACAACATGATGTTGCCGACTACCCAGAAAAAAATCAGCGGATCTACCGAAATAATGGTTTACCCTGGGAGTTGGTGAACCGCGATAATATTGACCACCCTAAGTAG
- a CDS encoding NAD(P)-dependent alcohol dehydrogenase — MKVIALKTPGGLENISVSDIADPGAPGPGQIRVAIKASSLNFHDLLVANGGIPTEDGRILMSDGGGIVDAVGEDVTDFQVGDSVVSCFFPQWPAGTPMASVGNFANTPGDGIDGMAAEFVVRDQSAFTLAPKDWSHAQAATITTAGLTAWRALVVDGKVKPGDTILTLGTGGVSITVIQIAKILGAKVIVTSSSDEKLERAKKLGADHGVNYRTHTQWSKKVMELTEGKGADHIIELGGPGTLEQSIHSVRVGGHISLIGVLTGRSGEVPTALLMAKQARLQGLIVGSRRDQREYVTALEANQIQPVIDKTYPMEELAAAFEYQASGSHFGKICVEW, encoded by the coding sequence ATGAAAGTAATAGCGCTAAAAACACCAGGCGGACTAGAAAATATTTCGGTTAGCGACATCGCTGACCCGGGAGCACCCGGCCCAGGCCAAATCCGTGTTGCAATTAAAGCCTCCTCCCTCAACTTCCACGATCTTTTGGTTGCCAACGGCGGTATTCCCACAGAAGACGGCCGTATTCTGATGTCTGATGGCGGCGGTATCGTGGATGCAGTTGGTGAGGATGTTACCGATTTTCAGGTCGGCGATTCTGTTGTGTCGTGCTTTTTCCCACAGTGGCCAGCAGGGACGCCTATGGCTTCCGTGGGTAACTTTGCCAATACGCCTGGTGACGGTATCGATGGGATGGCCGCTGAGTTTGTTGTGCGCGATCAGAGCGCTTTTACCCTTGCCCCAAAAGACTGGAGCCACGCTCAGGCGGCAACCATTACTACCGCAGGCCTTACTGCTTGGCGAGCATTGGTAGTAGACGGCAAGGTAAAACCTGGCGACACAATATTGACTCTAGGCACTGGCGGAGTATCTATTACGGTAATTCAGATTGCCAAAATATTGGGGGCCAAAGTTATTGTAACTTCTTCTTCCGACGAGAAACTGGAGCGCGCTAAAAAATTAGGCGCCGATCATGGCGTCAACTATCGCACCCATACACAGTGGTCAAAGAAGGTTATGGAGCTGACGGAAGGCAAAGGTGCGGACCATATTATTGAGCTCGGTGGCCCCGGTACACTAGAGCAATCGATCCATTCAGTCAGAGTTGGCGGCCATATTTCATTGATTGGTGTTTTAACGGGCCGCTCGGGAGAAGTGCCCACAGCACTATTGATGGCCAAGCAGGCCCGGTTACAGGGCTTGATCGTTGGAAGCCGTAGGGATCAACGGGAATATGTCACCGCATTAGAAGCCAACCAGATACAGCCAGTGATTGATAAGACTTACCCTATGGAGGAACTGGCTGCGGCATTTGAATACCAGGCCAGCGGGTCGCACTTTGGCAAGATCTGCGTCGAATGGTAA
- a CDS encoding CARDB domain-containing protein has protein sequence MSKFILRIFIVVTTYFFTVASYADPIQDLSMQNYEAGWFPNYWQGQGPLTCRRTCAIWVGGVPESEVATDLIDDFESTSVCKVTRDPEIIEKPVNDPSSHWLYGNQFDDKPVCYVGTPYGVKEDDHYMCLCVCNKPDLIVSQIYDPIWNPGTGQSIIVVDITNIGALAAPISQARLLDIDTLANDVQATPAIPAGGTVSIVFTLGYWVFDPDAVLEVTADFTNLVDECNENNNTLTYAEQG, from the coding sequence ATGTCTAAATTTATTTTGCGTATATTCATTGTAGTTACTACTTATTTCTTCACGGTTGCCAGTTATGCAGATCCAATTCAAGATTTAAGTATGCAAAACTATGAAGCGGGTTGGTTTCCAAATTATTGGCAGGGGCAGGGCCCACTGACATGTCGTCGGACTTGCGCAATTTGGGTTGGAGGGGTGCCTGAGTCAGAGGTTGCTACTGACTTGATAGATGATTTTGAATCTACCAGTGTTTGTAAGGTAACTCGCGACCCTGAAATAATCGAGAAACCTGTCAATGACCCATCATCTCACTGGCTCTATGGCAATCAGTTTGACGATAAGCCGGTTTGCTATGTCGGAACCCCTTATGGTGTCAAAGAAGATGATCACTATATGTGTCTGTGTGTATGTAATAAACCTGACTTGATAGTGAGCCAAATCTATGATCCGATCTGGAATCCTGGAACCGGGCAATCCATTATCGTGGTCGATATCACTAATATAGGTGCTCTGGCAGCGCCAATCAGCCAGGCTCGCCTTTTAGATATTGATACACTAGCCAACGATGTACAGGCTACGCCTGCAATTCCAGCAGGTGGCACTGTAAGTATTGTATTTACTTTGGGTTACTGGGTTTTTGATCCGGATGCGGTTTTAGAGGTAACTGCTGACTTTACCAATCTCGTCGATGAGTGTAACGAAAATAACAATACACTGACTTATGCCGAGCAAGGGTAG
- a CDS encoding rhomboid family intramembrane serine protease: MGVEGEEFFYRESLGNPEFHHWLLPKLEAEGETEWLRQRQEFAQLRDRVSSNALGLIPADPSIAGAFGHMFLHGSWDHLIGNMVFLLLFGLSVELALGGAWFIGLYLVGGLAAAGLHVLVESGSHVPMVGASGAVSAIMGMFVAVYGVRRLRFFYTIGFMFGEFSAPALLVLPLWLGKEIFGYLYGDASIAYWAHTGGLLAGFALTLAVLYWRPMVEPMPEEEEAPSPQRVALARIDRFLEEGKILEATEAAASAVRQYPQALTLIERYIELTSAAPESEGYHRANLALFAQAGNLEIDGHTLASGYRRYLAATKSPKALTGKANLLMARRAAEEKDWPWLEELLRHLKQQRVNHPLIPKLGMVLVNYYRRLGEEGRAREVKEMTQDMAASS, from the coding sequence ATGGGTGTGGAAGGGGAAGAGTTTTTTTACCGGGAATCCCTCGGTAACCCTGAATTCCACCACTGGCTGTTGCCGAAGCTCGAAGCAGAGGGTGAGACCGAGTGGTTACGACAGAGGCAGGAGTTTGCCCAACTGCGGGATAGGGTCAGTAGCAACGCACTGGGGCTGATACCGGCAGACCCGAGTATTGCTGGGGCCTTTGGCCATATGTTTCTACACGGAAGCTGGGATCACCTTATCGGCAATATGGTGTTTCTGCTGTTGTTTGGCTTGTCTGTTGAACTAGCCCTGGGTGGGGCGTGGTTTATAGGGCTCTACCTGGTGGGAGGATTGGCGGCAGCAGGTCTGCATGTGCTGGTGGAATCCGGCAGCCATGTACCGATGGTGGGTGCCTCCGGTGCGGTCTCGGCAATTATGGGCATGTTCGTCGCGGTTTACGGTGTGCGCCGGCTACGTTTCTTTTACACCATTGGTTTTATGTTTGGCGAATTCAGTGCACCGGCGCTGCTGGTGTTACCGCTGTGGTTGGGTAAGGAGATTTTCGGTTATTTGTATGGAGATGCCAGCATTGCCTACTGGGCTCATACTGGTGGTTTACTTGCGGGTTTTGCCCTGACTTTGGCGGTGTTGTACTGGCGCCCGATGGTGGAACCTATGCCGGAGGAAGAGGAGGCCCCGTCCCCCCAAAGAGTAGCCCTGGCGCGGATTGATCGTTTTTTGGAAGAGGGAAAAATCCTGGAAGCCACTGAAGCGGCAGCCTCAGCGGTGCGGCAATATCCACAGGCTTTAACACTGATTGAGCGCTATATAGAACTGACCTCAGCGGCGCCAGAGAGTGAAGGTTACCACCGGGCCAATCTCGCTTTATTTGCCCAGGCAGGAAATCTGGAGATCGATGGCCATACCCTGGCAAGTGGCTATCGCCGCTACTTGGCGGCAACAAAAAGTCCAAAGGCGCTCACCGGAAAGGCAAACTTACTGATGGCACGGCGTGCAGCGGAAGAAAAGGACTGGCCATGGCTAGAGGAATTACTGCGCCACTTGAAACAGCAGCGAGTGAATCACCCCTTGATTCCCAAGCTGGGAATGGTTCTGGTCAATTACTATCGTCGCTTGGGTGAGGAAGGCCGCGCGCGCGAGGTGAAAGAGATGACCCAAGATATGGCTGCCTCAAGTTGA